The DNA window AAAGCAAGGTGATGTTTGAAAAGGACGGATGCAGTGATCATTTCGATTATAATATTGATTTTGCCAAAAGAAAACTTGAATTTAACCATGTCTGTCCTTTCCATGAATTTTATGAATTCTTTTGCTAGAAAGGTGATAAAATGTATGAATGGCATATAGGAGACCCGGTGGACTGGGGTGACGGTTTTATGGATGCCCAGAATCAGGGTTATGGAAACGACGATGAGGAAGATGATCATTTCCCAGATAAACTAGAATCTGATAAGTATTCAAGAAAGGCATGGGATCTTTGCAACCAACACAAATATGAAGATGCACTTCAATATATTAATCTTGCACTGGACATGAATGGCCTGAATGCCGGAAACTGGAACATCAAGGCAATTATCCTAGATTTCATGGGAAGATACAGTGAGGCGGAAGAATGCTATAACACATCCCTTGGACTGTCCCGCAATAATCTGGTTTGTGACAACAAGGCAAGGATGCTTCGCTATTGGGCAGGCGAACTTATTGAAGAAGCAAAGAAAAAGCCTGACGGACTTCCCACATTATATGATGCATGGGACATTAACAAAAGGGCAATCGATGCGCTTCCGGGAGATAAAA is part of the uncultured Methanobrevibacter sp. genome and encodes:
- a CDS encoding HIRAN domain-containing protein, with product MYEWHIGDPVDWGDGFMDAQNQGYGNDDEEDDHFPDKLESDKYSRKAWDLCNQHKYEDALQYINLALDMNGLNAGNWNIKAIILDFMGRYSEAEECYNTSLGLSRNNLVCDNKARMLRYWAGELIEEAKKKPDGLPTLYDAWDINKRAIDALPGDKSEEKIGDYFSQRDTIDFYIDYEKKYQKNVESIKSHDKSELFTIAGRHFYTTGINPVPGMELKLVREPYNEFDRDAIAVFVDDEKIGYVANSDYTKYYLTSSASEIKDRIHGVASAEYVLYLERYADIQFAIGRLVG